In Microbulbifer elongatus, the DNA window CTGATCGTATTCTCCGCCGGCATCCGCCCGGAAGACAGCCTGGCCAAATCCGCCGGTATCGAACTGGGCGAGCGCGGCGGTATCGTGATCGACAACACCTGCCGCACTTCCGACAAGAATATTTTCGCCATCGGCGAATGTGCCCTGTTCAACAACTTTATCTACGGCCTGGTCGCCCCCGGCTACACCATGGCGCGCACCGCGGTTTCCCTGCTGTGTGGCGAAGCGGCAGAATTCAATGGCGCGGACATGAGCACCAAGCTGAAGCTGCTGGGCGTGGAAGTCGGCTCCATCGGCGACGCCCACGGGCGCGCGGAAGGCTCGGCGGCGATCACGTTCGTAGACGAGCAGACCGGCGTGTACAAGCGCATGATTACCGACAGCGAAGGCAAAAAGCTGCGCGGTGCGGTACTGGTGGGCGACACCGGCGACTACGACACCCTGCTGCAATACCACCTGAACGATATGGATCTGCCGGAGCACCCGGAGCAACTGATCCTGCCGGCACTGGATGGCGCGGCCCCGGCGTTGGGTGCCGATGCACTGCCGGACACCGCCACCATCTGTTCCTGTCACAACGTGAGCAAGGGCGATATCGTCGGCGCGGTACAGGGCGGCTGTTGTTCGGTGGGTGAAGTCAAAGACTGCACCAAGGCGGCCACGGGTTGTGGCGGCTGTGCAGCGCTACTGAAAAACGTCGTCGATACCGAGCTGGCGGCCCTAGGTGTGGAGGTCAACAACGATCTGTGCCCGCACTTCCCTTACACCCGCCAGGAAATTTTCCATATGGTGCAGGTGGAGGAAATCAAAACCTTCGACGAGCTACTGCACAAGCACGGTACCGGCAAGGGTTGTGAAATCTGTAAACCCACCGCAGCTTCCATTTTCGCCTCCCTGTGGAATGAGCATATCCATGAGAAGCCCCACGTTGGGCTGCAGGATACCAACGATACCTTTATGGCGAATATGCAGAAAAATGGTACCTATTCTGTAGTGCCCCGTGTACCAGGTGGTGAGATCACCCCGGACAAGCTGATTGTGCTGGGACAGGTGGCGAAGAAATACGATCTGTACACCAAGATTACCGGCGGTCAGCGGGTGGACCTGTTTGGTGCGCGACTGGAGGAGTTGCCGGAGATCTGGCGCGAGTTGATCGATGCGGGCTTTGAGACGGGCCACGCGTACGGTAAGTCCCTGCGGACAGTGAAGTCCTGTGTGGGTTCTACCTGGTGCCGCTTCGGGGTGCAGGACAGTGTGGGCATGGCGCTGACGGTGGAGAACCGTTACAAGGGTCTGCGTTCGCCGCACAAGATCAAGATGGCGGTTTCCGGGTGTACCCGTGAGTGTGCGGAGGCTCAGAGTAAAGATATTGGTGTGATTGCCACCGAGAATGGTTGGAATCTGTTTGTCTGCGGTAACGGCGGTATGCGCCCGCGCCATGCGGATCTGTTTGCGACGGACCTGGATGATGTGACGCTGATTAAATATATCGACCGGATTCTGATGTTCTATGTGCGCACGGCGGATAAGTTGCAACGGACTTCGGTGTGGCTGGAGAACCTGGAGGGCGGTCTGGATTACCTGCGTGAGGTGGTGATCGAGGACAAGCTGGGTATCTGCGAGGAGCTGGAGCGCCAGATGGGCCATGTGGTTGGCACTTACCAGTGTGAGTGGAAAACCGCGATCAACGATCCGGAAATGGTCAAGCGCTTCCGTCAGTTTGTGAACACCGACGAGAAAGACGAGAAAATCGTGTTCGTGGAAGAGCGCGAACAACGCCGTCCTGCAACCCAGGAAGAGATCGTCAAGATTGCCGAGCCGGCTTAAGTTTTTTCCCGGCCCGGTGGCGGCGAGTCACCGGGAGCGGGTTTTCAGGACCGCTGTGAACCCATCCATGGGCGCTGCGGCGCAAACATCCTGTTTGCGACGCTCCTGAAAACCCGCACCCGGCGCCTCGCCTTCACAGCGAACTAATTTACTCCGCCCCACGTCATTCCGGCGCAGGGCCTGTGCCGGACTTGATCCAGTACCGGAATCCAGCCCACCGAAGCTGGAATAGAACACAAGTTTTACGAATATCACCACCATTAGTGGAGAACCAGAATGAGCGAAGTTGCCATAACCCGCACCGAGTGGCTGCAAGTCTGCAAGCGATCAGATCTTGTAGCCAATTCCGGAGTGTGTGCTCTTGTGGGCGATCGTCAGGTTGCCCTGTTTTTTTTACCCGACCAGGAACCCCAGCTGTACGCCATCGATAACTGGGACCCTGTCGCCAATGCGGGCGTGATCGGCCGCGGCCTTGTGGCGGAGATTGACGGTGAGCTGACCGTTGCCTCGCCGCTGTACAAGCAGCACTACCGCCTAAGCGACGGCCAGTGCCTGGAACAGGAAGAGCTGAAACTGGAGACCTTTCCCGTTGCCTTTGAGGGTGATGAAGTTCTGATTCAGGTCGATCCGTAAAACAAAGAAAATAAGCAGTCGAAGATGGCATTAACAGAACTGTTCAGCGCCCACAGATCCTGTACCACCTGCCCTTATTGCGGGGTGGGTTGTGGGGTGGCGGCGACGCGGGAGTCCAGTCCGGGCGGTGGTGAAGATGTGATCCGCATTGAGGGGGATCAGCAGCATCCGGCCAACAGAGGTAAGCTGTGCGTTAAGGGTTCGTCCCTGGCAGATACCCTCGGCAATCGCGGGCGTCTGTTAAAGCCACAGTTGCACGGCGAGGAATGCGACTGGGAGACGGCAATGGAATTTGCCGCGTCCCGACTGCGTGAGACCATTGAGGAGCACGGGCCGGATTCGGTGGCATTTTACCTGTCCGGTCAATTGCTGACGGAAGACTATTACGTTGCCAACAAGCTGATGAAGGGATTTATCGGCACGGCCAATGTGGATACCAATTCTCGCCTGTGTATGTCCTCCGCGGTGGCCGCTTACAAACGCGCCCTGGGTGCGGATGCGGTGCCGTGTAATTACGAGGATCTGGACGAGGCGGAGCTGGTGGTTTTGATCGGTTCCAATGCTGCCTGGACCCACCCGATTCTGTTTCAGCGGATGCAGGCGGCGAATGCCAAACTGGTGGTGGTAGACCCCCGCGGCAGTGCCACCAGTGAAATGGCGGATATGCATCTGGCAATTACGCCGGGTAGCGACGCAGCGCTGTTCAATGGCCTGCTGCACTACCTCACCGAGTATGGTGCCCTGGATCAGGCATTCATTGATAGCCACACGGAAAACTTTACCGACACCCTCTACGCCGCGGCGGAGTGGACGCCGGAAAAGGTGGCGGAGTATTGCAGTGTGCCGCTGGATCAACTGCTCGAGTTTTACGCACTGTTCCGCACCACTGAAAAAACCGTCAGTTTTTATTCCCAGGGCGTCAACCAGTCCAGCACCGGCACCGATAAGAACAACACCATTATCAACTGCCACCTGGCCACCGGACGCATCGGCAAACCCGGCTGCGGGCCCTTCTCCATCACCGGCCAGCCCAATGCCATGGGTGGACGCGAGGTGGGTGGTCTGGCGAATATGCTCGCCGCGCATATGGATTTTACCGAAGATAATATTGACCGCGTGGGTCGCTTCTGGAATGCCAGCAAGATGGCACAGGGGCCGGGCCTGAAGGCGGTGGATCTGTTTAACGCGGTGGAGAGCGGCCAGATCAAGGCGGTGTGGATCATGGCTACCAACCCGGCGGTGAGTATGCCGGACGCGCGCCGTGTGGCTGCGGCGCTGAAGAAATGCCCTACCGTGATTGTTTCCGACTGTGTGGGCGATACCGACACCGCGCGCACCGCCGACCTGCTACTGCCCGCGACCACCTGGGGAGAAAAGACCGGCACCGTCACCAATTCCGAGCGCCGCATCTCCCGGCAGAAAAGCTTCCTGCCCAAGCCCGGTGAGGCCCGCCACGACTGGGAAATCATCTGCGATGTCGCCAAACGCCTGGGCTTTGCCGAAGCGTTCGATTTTGAGTCCCCCGCGGACATCTTTCGCGAACACGCCGCGCTTTCCGGTTTTGAAAACAACCGCGATCAGGCCCGCCGCGCCTTCGATATTTCCGCGCTGGCGAGTATCAGCGATCAGGAATACGACCTCTTTACTCCGGTGCAGTGGCCGGTCAATGCCAAACATCCCAATGGCACCGCGCGCCTGTTCAGCGACGGCGATTTCTATACGCCCAATGGCCGCGCCCGCTTTGTGGCGGTCCAGCCCCAGTGCCCGAAACAGGAAACCCGCGACGAATTCCCGCTGGTACTGAACAGCGGCCGTTTACGGGATCAGTGGCACACCATGACCCGCACCGGCCGCGCGCGCAAACTGCTGGATCACAGCGAAGCGCCGGAACTGCACGTACACCCGCAGGAAGCATCAAAGTTCGGTATCGAAGATGCACAACTGGTGCGCGTGGAAAGCGAAAAAGGTCAGTTCTTCGGCCGCGCCCGGGTTACCCCCAGCCAGAAGCCCGGCCAGCTGTTTGCCCCCATCCACTGGAGCGACAGCCTCGCCCACAACGCCACCGTCAGCGCCCTGGCCATCCCCTTCACCGACCCCTTCTCCGGCCAGCCGGGACTGAAGCAGGTAGCGGTCAACATCGAACCCCTGTCAGCCCACAGCTACGCCTGCCTGCTACTGCGCAGCAAAGCCGCAGAAGAACTCCACAGCCGTTTGCAGGCAGGCGACACGCAACTGTTCGAAACCATTCTGCACTGGTACCGGGTGCCGGTGGAGGGCGGTTACCGGTTCGAACTGGCGTTAAAAAAACAGCCGGACTGGCAATCTGTGGCAGACAAGCTGTTCAACCTGAGCGGCAAATCACTCAATCGCAAGCAACTGCAACTGCCCAGCGGTGAACGCTGGCTGTTGCACAGTGAAGAAATGGAGTTGCTGGTCTTCACCAGCGCCGACTGGCAGGGGCTGCCGGATCGCAAAACCCTGGAAAACGCCCTGCAAGAGCCTTTACCAGATGCCCCCGCGAAACTCTTACACGACGTCCCCGCCGGCGCGCAGATGGTATGTACCTGCCTGCAGGTTTCCCGCAAGGAAATCGAAGCGGCGATTGCCGAGGGTGCGGCGTCCGTTGATGAACTGGGTGAACTGCTGGGATGTGGTACCAACTGTGGTTCCTGTAAGCCGGAAATTTCAGCGTTGCTGAATACCAATCTTGCAGTCGCCGTAGGATAAATGGTGGATGCGCTGCGCTTATCCACCCTACGGTATGGGGGTCGTAGAAATACCTCAGTAGGGTGGATAAGCGCAGCGCATCCACCCTCACCGTCATGCCGGACCTGGTCCGGCATCCAGCTTCGTAGTCCTGGGTTCCGGGTCGAGCCCGGAATGACGGGAGAACGGTAGATCAACCGGTAAGTACGATATACCTACTCTCACGCTCTATCACCGTCATGCCGGACCTGATCTGGCATCCAGCTTCGTAGCCCTGGATTCCGGGTCGAGCCCGGAATGACGATCGCGTTAACAATCCTCTCTCAGCACTTGGCAATTCCCATCCAGCCCAGCTATCTTCTCGACCAAACAGACAAGATCCAAGGCAAGAACAATGACTGATGCCTGTGCAGAAAATGGCCTGCGTTCCGTAGACGTGGCCAAGCAGATGCTGATCGACAGCATCCACCCCGTCTCTGCGACCGAAACCATCCCATTAAGTCAGGCCTGTGGTCGCGTACTGGCGGCGCCGGTACAGGCCACCCTCGACCTCCCCCCCTGCGACAATTCCGCCATGGACGGTTACGCCCTCAGCGGCGACCGTGACAGCTACACCATTATCGGCAAAAGCCTCGCCGGCCATCCGTTCGAGGGCACCCTCAAGGCTGGGGAGGCCATCCGAATCACCACCGGCGCCGCCGTTCCCACGGGCGCCGACCGCGTACAGATGCAGGAAAACTGCACTTTAGATGGCGACCAGCTCACCATGAACCGCCCCGCCAAACCCGGCGAAAATATTCGCCGCCGCGGCGAAGACGTCCACACCGGCCAGAGCCTCGTGCCCGTGGGCTCCAAAATCAAAGTACCCCACATTGCATTACTAGCCGGCGCAGGCGTTGCGGAAGTCACGGTAGTGTGCAAACTCAAAGCCGCCCTGCTCTCGATTGGCGACGAACTGAAACCCATCGGCACCCCGGCATCCGAGCTGGGCGATGGTGATATCTACGATAGCAATCGCATTGCACTGCAGGCCGCGCTGGAACAACTGGATGTGGATATTCTGGATCTTGGCTGCTGGCCAGACCAGCCGGAAAAAATCCGCGAGGCATTTACCAAAGCCCGCGACAATGCCGACTTTGTCATTACCAGCGGTGGCGTCTCGGTGGGTGAGGCCGATTTCACCAAAACCGTATTACAGGAACTGGGTGAAATCGGTTTCTGGAAACTCGCCATCAAACCTGGCAAACCCTTCGCCTTCGGCCGCCTGCCCAGAGCCGAGAGGGAAACGCTGTTCTTCGGCCTGCCGGGCAACCCGGTTTCCGCCATCGTCACCCTGTACCAGCTGGTGGTACCCGCTCTCGAAAAACTGCGTGGCACCGCTGAACAGTTCCGTCGGCCTCCTTTGCAGGTTCGCGCAAGGCTGCTGAACGATATCCGCAAGCGTCCTGGGCGCACGGATTATCAACGCGGCTTTACCTATCGCGATGAGGATGGGATTCAGGTGGTGGAGACCCGTGGTATTCAGGGGAGTCATATTCTTTCCGGCTTTGCGGCGGCGAACTGTTTTGTTGTATTGCCTCGGGAAGGTGGGGATTGTGAGACCGGGGACTGGGTTACTGTGGAGCCCTTTTCTGCTCCTTTGATCTAGTTTGGTGGTTACGAGTAAGCGGGTTTTGTGGCGGTAAAGCACTGGGGATGGGTTTTCAGGACCACTGTAGACCCATCCCTGGGAGTTTCGGCGCAAACATCCTGTTTGCGACGATCCTGAAAACCCATCCCCAGCACTTTCCCTTAGCATTTAAATTTGTACTTTTTAAGGAACTTGCGTGATTCTTGAAGTAGCGATTCTGGACGTAAAGCCGGGCCAGAATGAAAGATTTGAAAGTGCCTTTAAAAAGGCACAAAGCATCATTTCCTCGATGCCAGGCTACCTAAATCACCAACTACAAAAGTGTCTTGAAAAAGAAGGTCGCTACATCCTGTTGGTAAACTGGGAGAAGCTAGAAGACCACACAGAAGGCTTCCGAAAATCCCCCGAATACCAGAACTGGAAAGCCCTCCTCCACCACTTCTACGATCCATTCCCCGAAGTAGAACACTACTCACTCGTCGAACTGTAAAAAACCGATGCGAAGGCCAAGTCCCGGGTATGGGGTTTCAGGAGCGTCGGCGACAGGGACGTCGCCGACGCAGCGTACATGGATGTATTCACAGCGGTCCTGAAACCCCATACCCGGTGCTTGGCCGCCACCAAACCGCCCGAGTAGGGACCACAAAGCCCACCATAAACCACAGTGCTATAATCCGCGGCCAACAGAAGACCGAGCAAGACAGCAGTACCATGAGCCGCAGCCGCTACGAGAAATTCAAGCAGGTGCTCCGCCAGCGCCAACACGACATGACCATCCTCACCGACCAGGTACACAAAGGTCAGAACATCTCCGCCATGCTGCGCACCGCCGACGCCGTCGGCATTCCTGAAATCCATATGGTCCAGCCCAGCTACGGCCACCGGATCTACCACAACACCGCCGGTGGCAGTGGCCGCTTTACCGGCAACAGCGTCTACCCCGACATCCAGTCCGGCATGACTGAGCTCAAAAACCGCGGCATGCACCTTTACGCCGCCCACTGGTCCGACCGCGCCATCGACTTCCGCGAAGCCGATTACACCCGCCCCTTTGCCTTGATCATGGGAGCCGAAAAACACGGTCTGAGTGACTACGCAGCGGAAAATGCCGACGATCACGTGACCATCCCGATTATCGGCATGGTGGAAAGCTACAACGTCAGTGTGGCGGCGGCGATTATTTTGCAGGAGGCGATGTATCAGAGGACCAATGCGGGAATGTATGACAATAAAATACTGGACGAAGAGGATCCCGAAATAAAAGATATTCTGTTTCGCTGGATGCACCCGAAGATGGTGAAGTATTGCGAGACTCACGGGCTGCCATTTCCGGAACTGGATGAGGATGGCGATATTATTCCACCGAAGGACTCAAAGTACCGCCAACCGAAAAGCTGACCGCGTGATCGTCATGCCGGACTCGATCCGGCATCCAGCTTCGTAGCACTGGATTCCGGGTCAAGCCCGGAATGACGAGGGGGATCGATTCCCGCATCCAACTTTACAGAAACCGTCATGCCGGACTTGATCCGGTATCCAACTTCCTAGCACTGGATTCCGGGTCGGGCCCGGAATGACGGCTGATTGCTTTGTCCGAAACACCCATCTACCCTTGGCACACCATTTCCAAGACCAAGTATTCCTCAAGGAGGACGCAGTGCATACCGAAGAAATCGAATACACCGTCGACGGCGAATCCTTTACCGGCTACCTGGCCTACGACGAAACCATCGAAGGTAAACGGCCCGCCATTCTGCTGGTCCACGAATGGTGGGGGATGAACGACTTTATCAAAGAAGAAGCCGAGCGCCTCGCCGCGGAAGGATTTACCGCCTTTGCCCTCGACATGTACGGCACCGGTGTTGGCGCCGACAACCCCACCGACGCCGCCGCCCTGATGAACAAAACCATCGAGAACGAAGGCGCCCCCCTCAAACGCTTCCAGGCCGCCCTGGACCTGATCAACAACCACGAAACCGTCCTCGAAGGCGAAGTGGCCGCACAGGGCTACTGCTTCGGCGGCGCCGTGGCACTGACCATGGCGCGCCTGGGCCTGCCGTTGAAAGGTGTCGTCAGTTTCC includes these proteins:
- the nirB gene encoding nitrite reductase large subunit NirB, whose amino-acid sequence is MVKQKIVVIGNGMVGHHFLEQLANRPEREMFDVLVFCAEPRPAYDRVHLSEYFGGRTADDLAMGKVEQYREWGYDLRLNDAAVGIDRENKVVTSASGATEAYDHLILATGSYPFVPPIPGHEHDKCFVYRTIEDLDKIQAAAKEGKVGVVVGGGLLGLEAANALKQLGLEAHVVEFAPGLMSVQLDEGGSKLLREKIEELGVTVHTSTATELIEEVDGGRLRMNFKGDKSLDTDLIVFSAGIRPEDSLAKSAGIELGERGGIVIDNTCRTSDKNIFAIGECALFNNFIYGLVAPGYTMARTAVSLLCGEAAEFNGADMSTKLKLLGVEVGSIGDAHGRAEGSAAITFVDEQTGVYKRMITDSEGKKLRGAVLVGDTGDYDTLLQYHLNDMDLPEHPEQLILPALDGAAPALGADALPDTATICSCHNVSKGDIVGAVQGGCCSVGEVKDCTKAATGCGGCAALLKNVVDTELAALGVEVNNDLCPHFPYTRQEIFHMVQVEEIKTFDELLHKHGTGKGCEICKPTAASIFASLWNEHIHEKPHVGLQDTNDTFMANMQKNGTYSVVPRVPGGEITPDKLIVLGQVAKKYDLYTKITGGQRVDLFGARLEELPEIWRELIDAGFETGHAYGKSLRTVKSCVGSTWCRFGVQDSVGMALTVENRYKGLRSPHKIKMAVSGCTRECAEAQSKDIGVIATENGWNLFVCGNGGMRPRHADLFATDLDDVTLIKYIDRILMFYVRTADKLQRTSVWLENLEGGLDYLREVVIEDKLGICEELERQMGHVVGTYQCEWKTAINDPEMVKRFRQFVNTDEKDEKIVFVEEREQRRPATQEEIVKIAEPA
- the nirD gene encoding nitrite reductase small subunit NirD is translated as MSEVAITRTEWLQVCKRSDLVANSGVCALVGDRQVALFFLPDQEPQLYAIDNWDPVANAGVIGRGLVAEIDGELTVASPLYKQHYRLSDGQCLEQEELKLETFPVAFEGDEVLIQVDP
- a CDS encoding nitrate reductase, encoding MALTELFSAHRSCTTCPYCGVGCGVAATRESSPGGGEDVIRIEGDQQHPANRGKLCVKGSSLADTLGNRGRLLKPQLHGEECDWETAMEFAASRLRETIEEHGPDSVAFYLSGQLLTEDYYVANKLMKGFIGTANVDTNSRLCMSSAVAAYKRALGADAVPCNYEDLDEAELVVLIGSNAAWTHPILFQRMQAANAKLVVVDPRGSATSEMADMHLAITPGSDAALFNGLLHYLTEYGALDQAFIDSHTENFTDTLYAAAEWTPEKVAEYCSVPLDQLLEFYALFRTTEKTVSFYSQGVNQSSTGTDKNNTIINCHLATGRIGKPGCGPFSITGQPNAMGGREVGGLANMLAAHMDFTEDNIDRVGRFWNASKMAQGPGLKAVDLFNAVESGQIKAVWIMATNPAVSMPDARRVAAALKKCPTVIVSDCVGDTDTARTADLLLPATTWGEKTGTVTNSERRISRQKSFLPKPGEARHDWEIICDVAKRLGFAEAFDFESPADIFREHAALSGFENNRDQARRAFDISALASISDQEYDLFTPVQWPVNAKHPNGTARLFSDGDFYTPNGRARFVAVQPQCPKQETRDEFPLVLNSGRLRDQWHTMTRTGRARKLLDHSEAPELHVHPQEASKFGIEDAQLVRVESEKGQFFGRARVTPSQKPGQLFAPIHWSDSLAHNATVSALAIPFTDPFSGQPGLKQVAVNIEPLSAHSYACLLLRSKAAEELHSRLQAGDTQLFETILHWYRVPVEGGYRFELALKKQPDWQSVADKLFNLSGKSLNRKQLQLPSGERWLLHSEEMELLVFTSADWQGLPDRKTLENALQEPLPDAPAKLLHDVPAGAQMVCTCLQVSRKEIEAAIAEGAASVDELGELLGCGTNCGSCKPEISALLNTNLAVAVG
- the moeA gene encoding molybdopterin molybdotransferase MoeA, with translation MTDACAENGLRSVDVAKQMLIDSIHPVSATETIPLSQACGRVLAAPVQATLDLPPCDNSAMDGYALSGDRDSYTIIGKSLAGHPFEGTLKAGEAIRITTGAAVPTGADRVQMQENCTLDGDQLTMNRPAKPGENIRRRGEDVHTGQSLVPVGSKIKVPHIALLAGAGVAEVTVVCKLKAALLSIGDELKPIGTPASELGDGDIYDSNRIALQAALEQLDVDILDLGCWPDQPEKIREAFTKARDNADFVITSGGVSVGEADFTKTVLQELGEIGFWKLAIKPGKPFAFGRLPRAERETLFFGLPGNPVSAIVTLYQLVVPALEKLRGTAEQFRRPPLQVRARLLNDIRKRPGRTDYQRGFTYRDEDGIQVVETRGIQGSHILSGFAAANCFVVLPREGGDCETGDWVTVEPFSAPLI
- a CDS encoding antibiotic biosynthesis monooxygenase family protein, whose translation is MILEVAILDVKPGQNERFESAFKKAQSIISSMPGYLNHQLQKCLEKEGRYILLVNWEKLEDHTEGFRKSPEYQNWKALLHHFYDPFPEVEHYSLVEL
- the trmH gene encoding tRNA (guanosine(18)-2'-O)-methyltransferase TrmH; its protein translation is MSRSRYEKFKQVLRQRQHDMTILTDQVHKGQNISAMLRTADAVGIPEIHMVQPSYGHRIYHNTAGGSGRFTGNSVYPDIQSGMTELKNRGMHLYAAHWSDRAIDFREADYTRPFALIMGAEKHGLSDYAAENADDHVTIPIIGMVESYNVSVAAAIILQEAMYQRTNAGMYDNKILDEEDPEIKDILFRWMHPKMVKYCETHGLPFPELDEDGDIIPPKDSKYRQPKS
- a CDS encoding dienelactone hydrolase family protein, with product MHTEEIEYTVDGESFTGYLAYDETIEGKRPAILLVHEWWGMNDFIKEEAERLAAEGFTAFALDMYGTGVGADNPTDAAALMNKTIENEGAPLKRFQAALDLINNHETVLEGEVAAQGYCFGGAVALTMARLGLPLKGVVSFHGDLQTEVPIKPGDVKAQIQVYTGGDDDMIPAEQVANFVTEMQTAGVRFDVISYPDAKHGFTNPAATGRGEKFGIPLAYNEDAANDAYEGAVNFYNRIFGR